A portion of the Chloroflexaceae bacterium genome contains these proteins:
- a CDS encoding anti-sigma regulatory factor: MGQPKSAVIRSDLDIVIARTMARDMAKALGFSAIDQARIATAVSELARNIYLYAGTGSVTVYPVEKHGRKGIEIICEDQGPGIPDIDLVMQDGYTTSRGMGMGLPGAKRLMDDFSIHSQVGVGTKIVLRKWRS, translated from the coding sequence ATGGGGCAGCCTAAATCAGCGGTCATTCGCAGCGACCTCGACATCGTTATCGCCCGCACAATGGCCCGCGATATGGCCAAAGCCCTGGGCTTCAGCGCGATTGACCAGGCGCGCATCGCCACTGCGGTGAGCGAACTGGCGCGCAACATCTACCTCTACGCCGGCACCGGCAGCGTGACGGTGTACCCGGTTGAGAAGCATGGCCGCAAAGGGATCGAGATTATCTGCGAAGATCAGGGGCCCGGCATCCCTGATATTGACCTGGTAATGCAGGACGGCTACACGACCTCGCGCGGGATGGGCATGGGGCTTCCGGGCGCCAAGCGCCTGATGGACGATTTTTCCATCCACTCTCAGGTTGGCGTTGGAACGAAAATCGTCCTGCGCAAGTGGCGGAGTTGA
- a CDS encoding STAS domain-containing protein → MESLRIPILKIGDILIASIQVNLHDASAVQFKDDLLQKIHATRAKGVIIDLTALDLVDSFIGRLIADIAAMAGLMGSRVVITGLQPAVAITLVELGLELPRVITALNLEKGLSVLQRLTAESGDGAA, encoded by the coding sequence GTGGAAAGTCTTCGCATTCCCATCCTGAAAATTGGCGACATCTTGATCGCTTCGATTCAGGTCAACCTGCACGACGCCTCGGCTGTCCAGTTTAAAGATGATCTGCTCCAGAAGATTCATGCTACACGCGCCAAAGGGGTGATTATTGACCTTACGGCGCTGGATCTTGTGGACAGCTTCATCGGGCGCCTGATTGCCGACATTGCCGCCATGGCCGGCTTAATGGGCAGTCGCGTCGTTATCACGGGTCTGCAGCCCGCGGTCGCCATTACGCTCGTCGAACTCGGACTCGAACTGCCACGCGTGATTACCGCCCTGAACCTCGAAAAGGGGCTGAGCGTGCTGCAGCGGCTTACCGCGGAGAGCGGCGATGGGGCAGCCTAA
- a CDS encoding phosphatidate cytidylyltransferase, whose protein sequence is MTTQDWIGLGVSYAYATGLLVLAEVIRRWRGYPQDFTRKIVHIGAGMWVFGVLALFDTWYIGIIPFASFIVINYFLWRYKVLQAMDAPDSSPGTVYFALSITLLFLALWRTNSPDDKGYIAAAGTMAMTWGDSMAAIIGKRFGRHRYNVAGGTRSWEGSAAMFVAAAISMFLTLVLVPGSALGPLTPPLTSGAAIAATLTGALVAAVAEAFSPAGTDNLSVPLLAGAVVFGVVTLFG, encoded by the coding sequence ATGACAACGCAGGACTGGATCGGGCTGGGGGTCTCATACGCTTACGCGACCGGGTTGCTCGTTCTGGCTGAGGTGATCCGTCGCTGGCGCGGCTATCCGCAGGATTTCACCCGCAAGATCGTCCATATCGGCGCGGGCATGTGGGTCTTTGGCGTTCTGGCCCTGTTCGACACCTGGTACATCGGGATCATCCCCTTCGCCTCGTTCATTGTAATCAACTATTTCTTGTGGCGCTACAAGGTGCTGCAGGCGATGGACGCTCCCGATAGTTCGCCCGGAACGGTCTACTTCGCACTCTCGATCACCCTGCTGTTTCTGGCACTCTGGCGCACAAATTCGCCGGACGACAAGGGCTACATCGCCGCTGCCGGCACGATGGCCATGACCTGGGGCGACTCGATGGCAGCAATCATTGGCAAGCGCTTTGGCCGCCATCGCTACAACGTCGCTGGCGGCACACGCTCGTGGGAGGGATCGGCGGCGATGTTCGTCGCCGCGGCGATCTCGATGTTCCTGACGCTTGTCCTCGTGCCCGGCTCGGCCCTGGGTCCCCTGACGCCGCCGCTCACATCCGGCGCCGCCATCGCCGCCACGCTCACAGGTGCGCTGGTGGCGGCGGTCGCCGAGGCCTTCTCCCCCGCGGGCACCGATAATCTCAGCGTCCCCCTCCTCGCGGGGGCAGTGGTGTTCGGAGTCGTAACCTTGTTCGGGTAG
- a CDS encoding copper ion binding protein, translating to MQQVDKYLVPGVSCQHCVAAVTSGVRKLSGVSSVVVDLGSKLVTVEHDPQVSAAAIIAAIKEAGYDDVRPVA from the coding sequence ATGCAGCAAGTTGACAAATACCTCGTTCCCGGCGTGTCGTGCCAGCACTGCGTCGCCGCCGTCACCTCCGGGGTGCGCAAGCTCAGCGGCGTGTCGTCCGTGGTGGTGGATCTGGGCAGCAAGCTGGTGACCGTCGAGCACGATCCCCAGGTGAGCGCCGCGGCTATCATCGCCGCGATCAAAGAGGCCGGCTACGACGACGTTCGCCCGGTTGCCTAG
- a CDS encoding heavy metal translocating P-type ATPase, with amino-acid sequence MAEQQIHLPVTGMTCASCVRRVEKALAKLPGVHEVQVNLAAEQASVRFDPDSVAPQQLQAAVEQAGYGVVTERIELPITGMTCASCSARVEKALKRIPGVLDASVNLAAERASVVFSPASVSYAELRAAVEQAGYGVIAPSEIGVPPEDVEAAARAAEVRRKQRQLLVGVALGLPLFVLSMARDVGLIEPWLFGRALEARQLMERVMGPDTEMGHAYPAFYDLWNWIFLILATPVQFFSGRDFYINAWKALKARAANMDTLVAMGSSAAYFYSVGLMLRGASGHVYFETAALIITLILVGKYLESRAKSRTSAAIKTLMSLQPRTARVVRGGQEVDVPVADVRVGEILIVRPGEKIPVDGVLVSGASSVDESLVTGESLPVEKQPGDTLIGATLNRSGSFQMRATRVGKETALAQIIRLVQEAQGSRAPVQRLVDRVASVFVPVVILIALLTFAAWFFIGDAGFTRALLFAVAVLVIACPCALGLATPTAIMVGTGVGAERGILIKNAESLERAAHIQTVALDKTGTITEGRPAVTDVVVLRQFPLHPSLAAAHGAGSAEQLEAQQVVADALPSPVAGNGAAFAARGQSEDVAVEGGAEERLLWLAASAESRSEHPLGEAIARTARERGLALATPERFTAIAGAGIEAKVAGQTVLVGAPRLMTERGVALDALAAEVERLQAMGKTAMVVAADGVALGVIAVADTVRPTSAAAIAELRDQGIEVVMLTGDNARTAAAIAAQVGVSRVLAEVRPEDKAAEVHRLQEEGRVVAMVGDGVNDAPALASANVGIAIGAGADVAIETADITLMRGDLRGVPQAIALSRATMRTIRWNLFWAFIYNVLLIPVAAGALYPFTGWQLSPILAAGAMAFSSVFVVSNSLRLRRRFA; translated from the coding sequence ATGGCCGAACAACAGATCCATCTCCCCGTTACCGGCATGACCTGCGCCTCCTGCGTGCGCCGGGTCGAGAAGGCCCTGGCGAAGCTGCCCGGCGTGCACGAGGTGCAGGTGAACCTGGCCGCCGAGCAGGCCAGCGTGCGCTTCGACCCGGACAGCGTGGCGCCCCAACAGTTGCAGGCCGCTGTGGAGCAGGCCGGCTACGGGGTGGTCACCGAACGCATCGAGCTGCCGATCACCGGCATGACCTGCGCTTCCTGCTCGGCCCGGGTGGAAAAGGCTCTCAAGCGCATCCCCGGCGTACTCGACGCCAGCGTCAATCTGGCCGCCGAGCGGGCCAGCGTGGTCTTCTCGCCAGCCTCGGTGAGCTACGCCGAGTTGCGCGCCGCGGTCGAACAGGCCGGCTATGGGGTGATTGCGCCCTCTGAGATCGGCGTCCCCCCTGAGGACGTGGAGGCCGCTGCCCGCGCCGCCGAGGTGCGCCGCAAGCAGCGACAGTTGCTTGTCGGCGTGGCCCTGGGGTTGCCGCTCTTCGTCCTGTCCATGGCTCGCGATGTTGGCCTGATCGAGCCGTGGCTCTTTGGCCGCGCCCTTGAGGCCCGCCAACTGATGGAACGGGTCATGGGGCCGGATACAGAGATGGGCCACGCCTATCCCGCCTTCTATGACCTGTGGAACTGGATCTTCCTCATCCTCGCCACGCCGGTGCAGTTCTTCAGCGGGCGCGACTTTTACATCAATGCCTGGAAGGCCCTCAAGGCCCGCGCCGCCAATATGGATACCCTCGTCGCTATGGGTTCCTCGGCGGCGTACTTCTACAGTGTCGGCCTGATGCTGCGCGGGGCCTCTGGCCACGTCTACTTCGAGACCGCCGCGCTGATCATCACCCTTATTCTCGTAGGCAAGTATCTGGAGTCCCGGGCAAAGAGCCGCACCAGCGCGGCGATCAAAACGCTGATGAGCCTCCAGCCCAGAACGGCGCGGGTGGTGCGTGGCGGCCAGGAGGTTGATGTGCCGGTCGCCGACGTGCGGGTCGGCGAGATCCTCATCGTCCGCCCCGGCGAGAAGATCCCGGTAGACGGAGTGCTGGTGAGCGGGGCCTCCAGCGTGGATGAGAGCCTGGTTACCGGCGAGAGTCTGCCGGTCGAGAAACAGCCGGGCGATACGCTGATCGGCGCCACGCTCAACCGCAGCGGCAGTTTCCAGATGCGCGCCACCCGTGTAGGCAAGGAGACGGCCCTGGCCCAGATCATCCGCCTGGTGCAGGAGGCCCAGGGCAGCCGGGCGCCGGTGCAGCGGCTGGTAGATCGGGTGGCGAGCGTGTTCGTGCCCGTGGTGATCCTCATCGCCCTGCTGACCTTTGCCGCCTGGTTCTTCATCGGCGACGCGGGCTTTACCCGCGCGCTGCTCTTCGCTGTGGCCGTGCTGGTCATTGCCTGCCCCTGCGCTCTCGGCCTGGCGACCCCCACGGCGATCATGGTTGGCACGGGCGTCGGCGCCGAACGGGGCATCCTGATCAAGAACGCCGAGAGTCTCGAGCGGGCTGCCCACATCCAGACCGTGGCTCTCGATAAGACCGGCACCATTACCGAAGGCCGTCCCGCCGTGACCGACGTGGTGGTCCTGCGCCAGTTCCCGCTGCACCCATCGCTGGCGGCGGCGCACGGTGCGGGATCCGCTGAGCAATTGGAGGCGCAGCAAGTGGTCGCGGACGCCCTCCCGTCGCCGGTGGCCGGCAATGGCGCCGCGTTCGCAGCCAGAGGACAGTCCGAGGACGTGGCGGTCGAGGGCGGTGCGGAAGAGCGCCTGCTCTGGCTGGCGGCCTCGGCGGAGAGCCGTTCCGAGCACCCGCTCGGAGAGGCGATCGCACGGACTGCTCGTGAGCGCGGGCTGGCCCTGGCGACCCCGGAGCGTTTCACCGCCATCGCCGGGGCAGGCATCGAGGCTAAAGTGGCCGGCCAGACAGTGCTGGTAGGCGCCCCCCGGCTGATGACCGAGCGCGGCGTCGCGCTGGACGCCCTGGCCGCCGAGGTAGAGCGCTTGCAGGCCATGGGCAAGACAGCGATGGTCGTGGCCGCCGACGGCGTGGCCCTGGGAGTGATTGCCGTAGCCGATACGGTGCGGCCCACCTCCGCGGCGGCCATCGCCGAGCTGCGCGACCAGGGCATCGAAGTTGTGATGCTCACCGGCGATAACGCCCGTACCGCCGCCGCAATCGCCGCTCAGGTCGGGGTGAGCCGCGTACTGGCCGAGGTGCGCCCTGAGGACAAAGCTGCTGAAGTGCATCGCTTGCAGGAAGAGGGCCGCGTCGTGGCCATGGTCGGCGATGGCGTCAATGATGCGCCGGCTCTGGCCAGCGCCAACGTGGGCATCGCCATCGGCGCCGGCGCCGATGTGGCCATAGAGACCGCCGATATCACCCTCATGCGCGGCGACCTGCGCGGAGTTCCACAGGCTATCGCCCTGAGCCGGGCGACCATGCGTACCATTCGCTGGAACCTCTTCTGGGCCTTTATCTACAACGTGCTGCTGATACCGGTGGCTGCGGGCGCGCTCTACCCTTTCACCGGCTGGCAACTCAGCCCGATCCTCGCCGCGGGCGCCATGGCCTTTAGTTCGGTGTTTGTGGTGAGCAACTCGCTGCGCCTGCGACGACGCTTTGCATAG
- a CDS encoding protein kinase, with amino-acid sequence MPHDLPFLRPGQRIDEFVILRPIASSGASELYLARPAGRGNRRKHVASLLERLCALPGRRGRGLAALKLAYPDCQANLHDEHAYLSRSELRHPHLVDLYSHRYGRPGRRGPRDLGLARLSGDGRSDGSTILYLALAFEPGPTVAHLLRQRRGRSLHPTLAAHIAYQTAQVLRHLHSHDLIHHDVKPANIILRPTRGIADVALIDLGSAESLRAPRQRSIYGTRRYLPPERLTGSGPETLTPHIDVYGLGRTLEEMLTGAPEDRGGDPPHGIAVGQVGHQGISAELARLVRDATAPCLAQRQRLVPTMQTFIERLEATPEFRWRRARARA; translated from the coding sequence ATGCCGCACGATCTTCCGTTTCTCCGGCCCGGCCAGCGGATCGATGAGTTTGTAATCCTCCGGCCTATCGCCAGCAGCGGGGCGAGCGAGCTGTACCTGGCGCGACCGGCGGGGCGCGGGAACCGGCGAAAACACGTCGCCAGTCTGCTGGAGCGCCTGTGCGCCCTGCCCGGTCGCAGGGGCAGGGGCTTGGCCGCGCTCAAACTGGCCTATCCGGACTGCCAGGCCAACCTGCACGACGAACACGCTTACCTTTCGCGCAGCGAATTGCGGCATCCCCACCTGGTAGATCTGTACAGCCACCGCTATGGGCGTCCAGGGAGGCGGGGACCGCGTGACCTGGGCCTGGCACGACTGTCTGGCGACGGCCGCAGCGATGGGAGCACGATTCTCTACCTTGCGCTGGCCTTTGAGCCAGGGCCGACCGTGGCGCACCTGTTGCGCCAGCGGCGGGGCCGATCCCTGCACCCGACCCTGGCGGCGCACATCGCTTATCAGACCGCCCAGGTCCTGCGCCACCTGCACAGCCATGACCTTATCCATCACGATGTTAAACCCGCGAACATCATCCTGCGCCCCACGCGTGGCATCGCCGACGTCGCCCTGATCGATCTGGGATCGGCGGAGTCGCTGCGCGCTCCACGTCAGCGCAGCATCTACGGCACCCGGCGCTACCTGCCCCCGGAACGGTTAACCGGCAGCGGACCGGAGACGCTCACCCCGCACATTGACGTATACGGCCTGGGGCGCACGCTGGAGGAAATGCTCACCGGGGCGCCGGAGGACCGAGGCGGCGATCCACCACACGGGATCGCCGTCGGGCAGGTGGGACATCAAGGCATTTCCGCCGAACTCGCCCGCCTGGTGCGCGACGCGACCGCGCCCTGCCTCGCGCAACGTCAGCGCCTTGTGCCCACGATGCAGACATTTATCGAGCGGCTGGAAGCCACCCCGGAGTTTCGCTGGCGACGGGCGCGCGCGCGAGCGTGA